The DNA sequence CTCAACAACCACACCTTCCTTGTTCTCCTTATTCTCCTGATCATCATCGAAATCCTCAAGCTTCTCATCCGCCCCGAGCAGCGCGTCAATGTCATTGTTCCTCTTATCATTCCAGCGCCCATTCCCACCACCACTTTCCTTCACATCCTCCCCAGCATTCACCTTGTCTTTCTCTTTACCGATCAGAGCCAAAAACTCGACTGCAACCAAGTTATCGTCGACCGGACTCAGCACCTTCTGTGCCTCCACCACAGAGTCCTTATCCTTATCCTTAACCACTGTCCTGTCCCGAAGCAGTTTCTGGTGAGGGAACAACCTTGCCTCGAGTTCGTCGGTGTTCAATTTCAACTCTTTCGCTAAGTTCTTGTCTTTAGCAGCAACTTTAACCGCACCATTTTCGCTTTCCTTGTTAGAAACGACATGAACAATGGCTTTCTCGATACCTGAGATCTTGTCCTGAATGTCGGAGAGGATCACCTTGGAGGCGTCAGGGTTGTTCATGTCAAGCATCTCTTTAGTCTTCTTTATGTCGGAAGCTATCCGCTTTACTTTGCCTTCGAGAAACGCGAGCTTCTCGTGAAGCCTGCTGGAGTACTTGGTGTCGTTGGTGGTGGTTACGTTGGGGGGATTGTTGTTAAGTTCGAGGCTTGACCTGGAGGTGGAAGGTTTGGGCTTTGGGGCGGTGGTGGTGGGCTTGGTGGGCTTATGGGCGGTGGGGCGGTCGAGGGAGGGGCTGGAGCTGCGGCCGCGAGGGAGGGTTTTGTGGTTGGGATTGGGATTGGAGCGGCGAGGGTTGGTGTTTTCTTtctggagagaaagagaaggagaagggaagcGGCGAGAGGCGGAGAGGGGACGGGGACGGACGGTGGCGGCATCGTGGCCGCCGCGGCGGCGAGTGGCCATGGCTGGAGCGCGAGAGTGTGTGAAATGAAAGAGTGAGAGAGTGAGAGAGCGTAGTGATGAATTGATGGTGTTGGGTTGGGAGAGGCTGGAATGCTGAGTTGGAGAATAAGCGGGAAATCACTCaagttttcacttttcaaaatttttgcccgggaattttgtttctttctcgCTTCATTTGAGTGAacgatgatgtttttttttttttagtctcgTAGGTTTTGTAAGAAGACAGGATatgatcaaaaaataaaaaggaaacgtGTTGGGTTATTATTTaggcttaaatttttttttctctttaagtttgcatttttttaatgttggtttgtgtaaaatttatttattttgtaagtgtgtgtttattgtaaaattttattcttagatctatgaaaataaaacacaaatctAACTAAATAAACACTAAATTTTTCATGGATTCTCAACACCAACAAGTCGCTTCTCTTGAACGATAATCCTTCATGTTTGTCATCTTTGAGGACCGTGGTCATGGTGTGATGATGACAACGGTAACACAATATGGTTGTCTATAATGGATAATTGGTGGTGGAGGATAGAAgaaaatctgaaaaaaaaagagagataaaagaaaaggagaaaaaaaataaacagataaaatattttattaaattaaatataaaaataaaaaattcaaataacatgTCATGTCATTAATATTGGCAAATCTATTAATGAGATGTCTAATTTAGGAAAAGATTaatgaaaaaaacttttaaagtttctctaaagaaagataaaatttgAATGTATTTTAAGGATCTTTAatgtatttaagtttttataattacaaagtttatttttacttaGCTACCAATGATTGTGATGTACATCTATAACTTTTGAATCCTTGTTTTAAATTTCAAGGAGGTGGAATAGGGTTAAGAGTGgaaaattgatcattttgaTGATCAAATAGGAACCCAAGGAAGAAGATCCTTCATATGACACATGATTTGCGATTGATCCAGTGACTTACAGTTATGCTCTGtggttttctttaattattttccttctgttttatttttttaattttcttatgctTTCTGCTTCTGATTTGATGTTTTGTTTTCTGATCCTTTCTGCTTATCTGATTGGTAATGTAATATatcttatcatataaaaaaaatgtttttatcatcTACTATTCATACTTTGGTCATGTTTAGGATATGATAtgatttctaatgtatattgcCTATCGTCTGGTTCATGTGTATGCAATATTGCTCTTTCTGGCCATTTGACGTATTTGTATGctagtagaagaagaaaaaagtgaaaattaacTGGCTAGGTTAAATATGGTTCATCATGGTCCCATTCAATACAAGTACAAACCATCaactataatattattttgaagcAAGGGTCAGGATGAGTTCCACCATTGGTCCATTACTGTACGCTATCTTCTTTGTGCCCTTTTCCACTAATCTTCTATGTTGGTAGTACTTGTAATTAATTTGTCTTCATCCTCAATGTTGAGATGCATTCGGAGCAAATGTTCTTCTGGGGGCTAGTTCCTAGTTTATATTTATCAAAGCAAGATGCACTTGGAAATAAATGATTGACAAAGGAAAATCACCGGATTACCAAGTCTATCTGATAAAGCTGCTGCTATTGCTTCAAGTGCAGCCTTTCCGAATCTTAATGCCAAAGAGGTTGCTATTGTTGTGCCCTTCGGCATGTGGAAGGAGCATACCAAGAAATTATCATTGCCTTGGTTTACAACCATGGCATTGGCATTTTGCCATTGTATTCCCTTTATATCCATTTGTTATTTGTactgtaaatataataaattatttggtGAATTTTATATGGGTCACACAATAGTATATATGGACTTTTTATATAGTGAGATTCACACAAAATATTTATAGCTTGTTTGCTTTGTTGTTTTAAATGCGGTCACATAAGTCCAATACATTTTCACCATAGaagtaaaaaagataaaaccaAGATTAAATTTGTCAAAACAGTAATTCAAACACGCATTTAAGATGTATTAATGAGAAAGAATGAAAGTGGAAGGaatgaaaaagagaataaaaagttGAGGTATTTTATTGAGAccaaagaaaatataaagagaaaatatttgaattaaaataataggtAAATAATGATTCCCTAAAATGTCCATTATATCCtcataataattgaattttcacttcatttttagttgagatggaaaaaaaattcattacaaATTTAACGCACAATCAATTATCTTGCTAACTCGACCAAATAAGGAAGTTTTAGTGGCTACATAACTAATTATATAGATAATTGATTTTGTATGAAAGCATGTGTTCTCAAGGCCAATTTTGACAATGAGTATTTGATGTAAGatgaaagttttaaattaagggattcacattttttttttcaaagcttgTATCTACCTACCTTTCACCCTTATCAAACACCTTGTTTCACAACTTTCATCTCAATATCAGTTGTAATCAGTTTTAACTGTGACTCATCCGTATAATCCAAACACAAACTTtttaatgcataaaaaaaaaaaacacaaacacaaacttaATGATAAAGAGTCTGCAGttagttttcatcttttatgTTATATTTCCGACCAATATTCATAAACTAGTTTGATGAGAAGTACAAATTTATCGATCTTCTTTTTACAACTAtagtaaaattagttattaactTACTAATATTACTGAAgttccaattaaaaaaatatatatcaatacataaatttatataaaaaaaagtcataaaatataacaaatatgataaaattaagaattgaaGTCACGCCTTCAATTAAAACAATTGCATCAAAACCATAATGATTTATAACTtgtaaaacaacattttttagtCCTCTCATCTCCCTCTGTGAAGTTGTGTTAGGTTTAGGATGAGAggagagaaatagaaaaaaaaaatatactttttatgtGAGACTCACATCTTTTACACTCCACTTtaagaatataataaatatgagGAAAATTAAGAATTGAAGTCACAcctttaattaaaacaattgcATCAAAACATGTAATAATTtacaacctgcaaaacaaacatttctttttcctctccTCTCCCTCCCTAAGATTGTGTTTGATTTGGGATGGAATGAGAGAAATATAAGAGaaattttgtactttttatgtGAAAGTCACATCTTTTACATtctactttaattaaaaaatttctcttatattttcatattctcTATTTTCATCCTTTAAACCAAATACACCCTAAAGTCTTGTtatcttgttttgaatttttctgaTCATTATTAGagcatatttttatataactctCTAACTGACACTCACTCCAATTTAAACCCTAATGGGTCGTGAGCTCACTTTCAGGCCTAGAGTCAGATCCAAAATCTGAAATAGAAATATCAGTTAGAGAATCTCCTTTGGACGATCTCCGAGATGAGGGCTTCTTCGTTGAACCGTCTTCGGAGGCCTTCGATTTTCTTCGATTGGTTTTGGGGCCGGTCGGCGGCATCTCTTGCGATGATAGAGACCCTGGGTCGTGGTTGGATCCACGGTGGTGGCGTTGGCGGGAGCCGCTAGAGGATTCATGGTTGGAGGAGTCCGCGGAGGGGTCTGAAGAGCGATTGTGGCGGCGTGTGGCCTTCTGTTTGGGTGCGTCAGGATCAATGTCGATTGAATTGTGCCGAGACTTAGGAATCAAGTGGTTGCGAATTTTGGAACGTTTGGAATTTGATGATGCCTTTTTCTCACGTTCTGTAGAAATGACATACTCGTgtaagaggaagaaaag is a window from the Glycine max cultivar Williams 82 chromosome 2, Glycine_max_v4.0, whole genome shotgun sequence genome containing:
- the LOC100776318 gene encoding CRIB domain-containing protein RIC7, which encodes MSTKVKGILKGLRYISQIFEEKEEEFQIGLPTDVKHVAHIGSDDPSANAPSWMTDFKGGKEPPSGNPTQTVEEREKKASSNSKRSKIRNHLIPKSRHNSIDIDPDAPKQKATRRHNRSSDPSADSSNHESSSGSRQRHHRGSNHDPGSLSSQEMPPTGPKTNRRKSKASEDGSTKKPSSRRSSKGDSLTDISISDFGSDSRPESELTTH